AGGTACGCGCCGTCCCCATTCCAAAGAAGAGTGGTGGAGAAAGGATTTTGGGCGTGCCCACCGTAGCCGATCGCGTGGCGCAGATGGTCGTGAAACAGCTAATTGAGCCGAGTCTAGAGCCAATCTTTCTCGCAGACTCCTATGGATACAGGCCGAATAAGTCGGCCCTGGATGCCATAGCGGCTACGCGAGAACGATGCTGGAAGTATGACTGGGTTTTAGAGTTCGACATCAAAGGCCTATTCGGTGCGCCAGGCTAAGCCGGGCGCTTCCAGCGGGTGAAACTCCCGTCCTGGTAAGGAGAACGAGCCGCTCCACCAGGAATCGAGTCTTGGGCTCATGGAGGCAACGACATGGGCTAAGCGTAGACAGAGCGATGCCTAGGCCGTAACGCAAGTGAAGCGATTGAGCCTCGTGACACATCCGGAGGCCGACAGGGTCGAAAATCTGGAAGGCAATAGTAGGCGGCCGCAAGGGCGATGGCCGCTGGAGACTCCGGCGGGGTCTAAGAGCACGGCATGGGCAGAAAAGGAAGTGTCAGGGCAACTGGGAGATCCACCGCCGTCTTGGACTGACGGTAGCGGACCGAGTATATCGACCGAATGGGCAAATCCTGAGGAAGATAAAAGCGACGATGGAAGTCGGACCCGCTGGGAGTACTCGGAGCGCGGGAAAGCCGCGTACATGGGGAAGCGGCGGGGCAGGTTGAGTTTGCTGGTCCAGGGAAACATTCCCTGCACAATCAGAGGTGGGAGAAGAATGTCCACACAACTGGATCAGATCGCAAAGAAGGCAAAGTCAAACCCAAAGGTGCGCTTCACCTGGCTGGCGCATTTGCTCACGCCGGAGTTGCTTAAAGAGACTTGGAAGCAAATGAACCGTCGGGG
This window of the Terriglobales bacterium genome carries:
- a CDS encoding reverse transcriptase domain-containing protein; translation: MHATNKPFNIDKRLVYEVYKAVKSNRGGAGVDEQSIEQFEEDLAGNLYKIWNRMSSGTYFPPQVRAVPIPKKSGGERILGVPTVADRVAQMVVKQLIEPSLEPIFLADSYGYRPNKSALDAIAATRERCWKYDWVLEFDIKGLFGAPG